From Candida dubliniensis CD36 chromosome 7, complete sequence, the proteins below share one genomic window:
- a CDS encoding glucose transporter of the major facilitator superfamily, putative produces the protein MSTTSIQSLMKRYVNFDEHTSGSAARGVLIGLFAAFGGFLFGYDTGTISGVLTMKYVKDRFPNNKSEFTSGESSLIVSILSVGTFVGSLIAPLFSDRIGRRWTLILSTLIVFNLGVLLQTIATEKNLLIAGRAIAGTGVGLISSVIPNYISEITPKWARGGVTASYQWMITWGLLIAACANKGSEHRNDSGSYRIPIGIQFVWALILGIGFLFLPETPRYWVSKSEEAKAKDSLRRVRNLPVDHPDLVSEYDDIKANFDFESRYATSSWAQVFKNVNKQHHRLFTGVAIQALQQLTGINFIFYYGTQFFMDSGITDPFLIQLATNIVNVGMTVPGIILVETWGRRSLLMAGSVVMAVSQLIVAIVGVAASSHAANQCLVAFTCIFIAGFAATWGPLCWAICGESFALNVRSKSISLCTASNWLWNFGIGYATPYMVNPGKGNANLGSKVFFIWGGCNVIGGLFAYFMVYETKSLTLEQVDELYLKVDHAWQSKGFVPSVHAFRDDVADIEHISSDGKAEMVEVDERSV, from the coding sequence ATGAGTACAACAAGTATCCAACTGCTTATGAAAAGATATGTCAATTTTGACGAGCACACATCTGGTTCTGCTGCCAGAGGTGTTTTGATTGGTTTGTTTGCTGCTTTTGGTGggtttttgtttggttATGATACTGGTACTATTTCTGGTGTATTGACTATGAAGTACGTCAAAGACAGATTCCCCAACAACAAGTCAGAATTCACGTCTGGTGAAAGTTCCCTTATTGTCTCCATTTTATCTGTTGGTACTTTTGTTGGTTCCTTGATTGCACCATTGTTCTCTGATAGAATTGGTCGTAGGTGGACATTGATTTTATCTACtttgattgttttcaaCTTGGGAGTTCTTTTACAAACTATTGCTACTGAAAAGAATTTACTTATTGCTGGTAGAGCTATTGCCGGTACTGGTGTTGGGTTGATTTCTTCTGTTATTCCTAATTATATCTCGGAAATAACACCAAAGTGGGCTAGAGGTGGTGTCACTGCTTCATACCAATGGATGATTACCTGGGGTCTTTTGATTGCTGCTTGTGCCAACAAAGGTTCTGAACATAGAAACGACTCTGGTTCCTATAGAATACCCATTGGTATTCAATTTGTGTGGGCCTTGATTTTGGGTATTggtttcttgtttcttcCAGAAACTCCAAGATATTGGGTTTCCAAGTCTGAAGAAGCTAAAGCTAAAGACTCCTTGAGAAGAGTTAGAAACTTACCTGTTGATCACCCAGATTTGGTACTGGAATACGATGACATCAAAGCAaactttgattttgaatcGAGATATGCCACTTCCTCGTGGGCCCAAGTGTTTAAGAACGTTAACAAACAGCATCACAGATTATTTACTGGGGTTGCCATTCAAGCATTGCAACAACTTACTGgtatcaattttattttctattaTGGTACGCAATTCTTCATGGATTCAGGTATCACTGATCCATTCCTTATTCAACTTGCCACTAATATTGTTAATGTCGGTATGACTGTACCCGGAATTATCTTAGTTGAAACTTGGGGTAGAAGATCATTGTTGATGGCAGGTAGTGTTGTTATGGCAGTCTctcaattgattgttgCCATTGTTGGAGTTGCTGCAAGTAGTCATGCTGCCAACCAATGTTTAGTGGCTTTCACTTGTATTTTCATTGCTGGTTTTGCAGCTACTTGGGGACCACTTTGTTGGGCCATTTGTGGGGAATCGTTTGCCTTGAACGTAAGACTGAAATCGATCTCCTTATGTACAGCTAGTAACTGGCTTTGGAACTTTGGTATTGGTTACGCCACTCCTTACATGGTTAATCCAGGTAAAGGAAATGCAAATTTGGGTTCAAAagtatttttcatttgggGTGGATGTAACGTCATTGGTGGCTTATTTGCCTACTTTATGGTTTATGAAACTAAGAGTCTTACTTTAGAACAGGTTGATGAATTGTA